The Alistipes finegoldii DSM 17242 DNA segment GTTTCGACCCGTCAGGGCGGCAACTCCTATGTCAATGGCGTCTATTACAACGCTTTCGGTTATTTTGCCGCTGTCGAGAAGCAGTTCGGTCAGCGTCATCGTCTGGCGCTGACCCTGCTGGGCGCTCCTACCGAACGCGGTGCGCAGCAGGCGGCGACGCAGGAAGCTTACGATCTGGTCGGCAATAACTATTACAACCCCAACTGGGGCTGGCAGGACGGCAAGAAACGTAACGCCCGTGTGCGCAACAACCACGAACCCGTCGTGATGCTGAACTATACGTTCGACATTTCAGACCGTTCGAAACTCGATCTGGCCACCTCGCTGCGCTTCGGCATGAACGGTTACTCGGCGCTGACGTGGCAGAATGGTCCCGACCCGCGCCCGGACTATTACCGTTATCTGCCGAGCTACTTCGCGCTCGACAAGAATATGCTGGGTGCGGCTTGGCAGCAGGTTTACTGGCAGGCCAACTACCAGAATATCCGCCATTTCGACTGGGATAAGATGTATCAGACGAACTATATCCAGAACGATCCGGTCGATGAGGCGCAGTACGGTCCGGGCCGTCGTTCTAACTATATGGTCGAAGAGCGTCACACCGATCAGCTGGACTGGAATCTGGTTGCCAACTTCTCGCATATCTTCCGCAATAACTCCAAAATCTACGGAGGCCTTTCGCTGCGCCGGAACCGTACGGAGTACTATTCGGAGGTCAAAGACCTGCTTGGCGGCGACTATTGGGCCGACATCGACAAATTCGCCGAGCGCGACTTCGGTTCGAACGCCATCGCATATCAGAACAACCTCGACTATTACTATCGCCACGGTCATGCGCACGCAGCCAAAGTCGGCGACAAATACGGCTATGACTACTATGCGCACGTCCTCCGGACGAAGGCATGGGCTGCCTATAATTTCAATGTCGGCGGTCTGGGCGTAACCGTCGGCGGCGAAGTGGGATATGCTTCGCAATGGCGCGAGGGTCTTTGGCGCAAAGGCTTGTTCCCCGACAATTCGAAGGGCGATTCCAAGAAACTCGACTACCTGACCTACAAGGCCAAAGGCAACTTCAGCTACCGCTTCTCCGCGGCTCATACCGTCGAAGCGAATGTCGTTTACCTGCAGGACGCCCCCGAATTCCAAGCTTCGTTCGTGTCGCCCCGTACGCGCAACACCACGACTCCGGGGCTTTCCGCCGAACGTGTCTTCGGTGTGGATGCGTCGTATAACCTGCGTGTCGGCGACCTGAAAGCGCGCGTTTCCGGTTACTATACCCGCATTTACGATCAGTCGAAAGTGATTTCGTACTACGACGACGTGGCCGCGACCTTCACGAACTTCGCCATGAGCGGCATCGACAAGCTCCACTTCGGTCTCGAAGCGGCCGTTTCGATTCCCCTGTACCGCAGCCTTGCCCTGAACGGAGCCGTTAGCTGGGGCCAGTACACCTACGATTCGAATCCCTATTACCTGCAGACGCAGGACAACAGCGGCGATATCGTCTCCGACGGCTATGTTTACTGGAAGAACTTCCGCGTGGAGAGCACCCCGCAGCTGGCCGCCAACGTCGGTCTTTCGTACCGCAGCAACAACAACATCTTCCTGTCGGCCGACTTCAACTATTACAACAACATGTATCTGTCGATGAGCCCGATCTATCGCACCGATGCGGTGATTACCACCGGCATGACGGCCGAGGACATCGCTCACCTGCGCCGTCAGGAGAAGTTCGACTCGGCTTATACGCTCAACGCCAGCATCGGCAAGAACTGGTATATCCACCGCCAGTATACGCTGGGCTTCAGCCTCGAAGTCAAGAATATCCTGAACAATCAGGACATCCGCACCGGCGGTTACGAGCAGACCCGTCTGACGAAGAACACCGAGACGACGGTGACTACCTATCAAGCCTTCGACTCGAAGTATTTCTACATGTTCGGTACGACCTATTATCTCAATCTCTACTTCCGTTTCTGACGGCTAACGAATAAAACACGAATATTATGAACAAAGTATCTAAACTGTTTCTGATCGCCGCGGCAGGGCTGTTCTTCGTTGGCTGTTACAACGATTACAGGAACCCGAAGGCGGCCAAGATATATACCCGCGCCGATTTCGAGAAAGAGGGGCTGGAATATATATCGATCAAGGACCTGAAGGCGCAGTTCAAAGCCGAGAATCCCGGCATGAACGACGGGACGGTCGCTTCGTGGACGGTGGATGAGCCGATTTTCACCTCCGGCAAGGTCATCTCCACCGACCGTTACGGCAATGTCTATAAATCGGTCTACCTCTACGATGCGGAGTCCGAATCGGCGATCGAGCTTAAGCTCAATACGGGCAACTACCTTTTCCACCCCGCAGGACAGATCGTTTTCGTCAAACTGCAGGGGCTGGTGCTCGGCAACTACCGCGGTATGACCAGCATCGGTACGACCTCCTCCAACGCCAGCTATTCGAATGACAACATCGAGAGCAAGATCATGCAGGACGAGCACATTTTCTCCGGCGAACAGCAGCAGATGCTGAAGTCGGATACGCTGGTGGTTACCAAGGATAACTACAAGACGGCGATTTCGGATGCCGCTCTGGGCCGTCTGGTGCGTTTCGAAGGGCTGGAAAGCAAGTTCGGCACGGCGCCGTGGGGCTACAAGAATACCTTCCCCAACTATTTTGCGAATTCGACGTCGTACGACGTGAACTCTCCCGGCTGGTCGGACATCAACGAGTGGGCGACTTGGGCTACGAAACGCAGGCTGGAAGGCGCTAACGCGGAGACCTATTTCTACGGCTCGGCATGGTTTACCTACGACGCGGCGGCGACCGGCTCCGGTACCAATGCGGCTCCGGGCAACTACGTGGTGCGTACGAGCGGTTACAGCCAGTTCCGCGACAACAAGATTCCCGAAGACGGCTGGGTGGTGAACCTTACGGCGATCTACACCAAGTTCACGAACGGTTCGGGTAATTATGGGACCTATCAGCTGACGCTGAATACGGACAGGGACGTTACCGTCGTCGAGAAGTAGCGGATCCGACCGTAAAAGAGAGACCCGTCGTTGCAATTTGCAACGACGGGTCTCTCTTTTTGTCCGTTTCTCAGCGTTTGTTCCATTCGCCCGAAGTCTGGTAATAGCCGACGGCGCGGGTTACCAGCTCCCGGTTCTTCTCTTCCATCGGTTCGAGGTTGTGGGGATTCTCCGCCGTCGGAACGACGCGGTATTGCTCGAACCGCCGCACGGGCGAGAGGATGGTGAACACGTCGCCTTCGAGGTAGCCCAGATCCTGATAGGTGGCGATGAATGCGCGGTTGACGTACTGCTTGTCGTATATGCTGCGGCCGAAGAAGTGCGAGTCGTAGCTCATGTTGAGCAGCGAGAGGAGCGTTGGCATCAGGTCGATCTGCGAGACGATGCCGTCGACGCACTGCGGCTCCACGAAGCCCGGAGCGTAGATCAGGGCCGGAATGTGGTACTTGTTCAGCGGAATCTCGGTGCGGCCGGCGCTCGATGCGCAGTGGTCCGCCGTGACGAGGAAAATCGTGTTGTCGAACCACGGCTGCCGCGAAGCCTCCGCGAAGAACTCACCGAGGGCGTAGTCGGTATACATCACGCCGCCGTTGCGGGACTTCGAGTCGTGGGGAATGCTGATCTTTCCGGCCGGGTAGGTGAAGGGGCGGTGGTTGCTGACCGTCATGACGTGGGCGAAGAAGGGCTTGCCGCTCTGCGCGTCTTCGTTGAGCGTGCGGATGACCTTGCGGTAGGCGTCTTCGTCGCATACGCCCCAGATGTTGGCGAAAGTGATCTCTTCGGGCGCATACTGCCGCTGGTCCACGATGTCGTAGCCGTTGCCCGAAAAGAAGGTCTCCATGTTGTCGAAGTAGCTGTTGCCGCCGTAGAAATACTTGACGTTATAGCCCTTTTCGCGCAGCAGCGCACCCGTGGAGTGCATGCCGGCATTGTTCGGCCGCTTGATGATGCTCTGGCCGGGGCAGGGCGGCAGCGAGAGGGTTACGGCTTCCAGTCCGCGCACCGTGCGGTTGCCTGTCGCGTATACGCGGTCGAAGGCGAGTCCCTGCTTGTAAAGCGAGTCGAGTACGGGCGTCAGACGGTTCGTGTTGCCGAAACGCTCCATGAACGAAGCACTCATGCTCTCGATCGTAATCAGCACGATATTGCGGCGGATTTCGGGTCCTTCGCAGCGTACGGCGTGCAGGTTGTCGCCCGTGCTGCCGTAAATCCCATGGACGAAGGCTTCGGCCTGCTCTTCGGGTTCGGTGATGTAGAATTGCTTGTAGTTGAGTTCGTTCTTGACGAATGCGTCGTAGAATTTGTAGAGTCCGTTGGCCTGCAGCTCGTTTACATAGACGTTCTGGCTGTCCTGAAACCGGGTGTTGAAGTTCAGCAGTCCGACGGCGAGGAGCACGGCGGCGATGTACGCCGGTCCTGCTACCGCTTTCCAGCGCCAGCCTTTCAGCCGGTCGGCGAGGGCCAGATCGCGGCGGAAGAGATACCATGTCACGACCAGCGTCACGAGGATCAGCCCCAGCGTCATCGGCACGACGGGGTAGGACTCCATGATGTTGCCGACCACCTCGTTGGTGTAGACGAGGTAGTCTACCGCAATGAAGTTGTAGCGTACGCCGAATTCGCTCCAGAAGAAGTATTCGCTGAGTCCGTTGAAGAGGATGGCGCCCACGTAGAGCGTGATGATGAGCGCGAACCATACCGTGGTCCAGTAGCTGCGGAAACCCTTGAAAAAGAGACGCAGGGCGAACGTGCCGGCCCAATAGCCCAAAACGGCGGAGGCGATTTGCGGCGCGACGCTGCCGTATTCGTCGAAGATCGTGTTGCAGAAGGTCACGTAGCAGAATGCCGCAACGAGAATTCCGAGGATGATGTAGCCCCACGGTTTGCCGTACTTGGTTTCGGAGACGCTCATCGAGAAGAGCCATAGGAACGCGAATCCGATCGTCGCGGCGCAGAGGTCGTTCACGGCGCCCAGCAGGAAAACCTGCAGCCATTCGCCGAATGAGAAACCGAGGTCGGTGGTCTGCTCGTTGAAGAGCAGTACGATGCGTAACAGGAAGCCTACAGCGATTGTGAGCAGGCTAAGTTTGAGATACAGGCCGGAAACCAGCCGAAGACTTTGGCGCATAGGTGATAACTGATTGTTTTAATTGTCTGCAAAGTTAATGTTTTTCGTCGGGCTGACAAATAAAAAGCCAGCCGTTGCGGCGGCTGGCTTTTTCAGCGGATTCAGGTCTGTTATTCGGCCTTTTCCTTCGCGGGGCGCATGACGACCTTCACGAGGTTGTTGTCGCCGAGGACCTTCTTGGCCATGGCCTGTACGTCGGCGTTGGTGAGCGACCTGATCACCTGCTCGTAATCTTTCAGGTATTCCAGTCCCGGACCGTATTTGGCCTGAATGTAGTTCATCCAGCCGGCGTTCTGCTCCAGACTGTTTTTCCAGCTCTTGAGCATGAATTCGCGGTTCTTCTCGATGTCCTCGGTCTTGGGGCCGTTCTCGGCGATCTCCCGGATCTCCTTCATCACGATCTCGCGCAGCTCGTCCGCCATCTCTTCGTTCGTGTCGAAGCGGATATCCAGCTTGTAGGTCTCGTCGGGAATATACTCAGTCGAACCCGAAACCTGCACGCCGTACGTGCCGCCCTTCTCCTCGCGGATCGAAATCAGGTAGCGCGAGTTGAGCGCCTGCGTGAGGAACGTCAGGGCCGCTTTGTCCTTGAGCGTGTAGGGCATCTTGCCGGAGAACATGTAGTGTACCGAGACTTTCGGCTGCTGCATCGGCGCCGTAAACTCCTCCGTCACGTCGCCCTTGACGGGGGCGCACTTGTCGTCAGCGAACGTCATGGCCTTCTTCGACACGGGAATCGAACCGATATACTTCTCCACGAGCGGTTTCAGCGCGTCGAGGTCCACATTGCCCACGATGGTGAACGTAAAGCTGTTGGCATCCGGATAGAGCTTTCTGTAGATCGCCGGCAGGGCTTCGAAGCTGAACTTGTCGATGATCTCGGTCGAAATCATCTGGCGGCGCGGGTTGTTGCCGTAGGCCACGTCGATGAATTTCTCCTCCATCAGGTAGTCGGGATTCGACTTCACGTTGTCGAGCTGCGAGCGCAGCATCTTCATCAGCGTGTTGTAGTCGTTCTGGTCGAAGCGCGGCTGCGTGAAATTCAGGTAGAGCAGCTGCATCATCGTTTCGAGGTCTTTGGGCGAGCAGTAGCCGTTCACGGCGCTGGCATAGTTCTCCACCGAGGGCTGAACCGAAGCCGACTTGCCCGAAAGCTGTTTCTTGAGATCCGTCGCCGAGAATTTGCCGACGCCCGACATCGAGTTGAATGCAGGCATCATCTCGCCCATGTAGAACTCCTCGTCCGAGAGGATCGACAGTCCGCCTTTGGCCACGGCGCTCATGCGCACCTCGTCGGCCTTGTAGGTCGTGGGCTTCACGACTACCTTCACGCCGTTGGCGAGCGTCCACTCGGTCGTGCCGAGCGTGGCGTCCTGTGCCGTTTTCTTTACGGGCGAACCTTTCAGTACGGTGCCTTCCGGGATCAGCGGCTCCTTGACGGTGTTGTCCTCATACGCCTCGATTTCGGCGTTGGCGACTTTCTCGCGGATGGCGAGCAGCTCCTCGGCCGTCGGATTCACGATGCCTTCCTTTTCGGGCGCCGTGACGACGATCACCTGATTGCGGGGATATATGACCTGCTGGGCGAATCCGTTGACCGCCTCGACGTTGATCATCTTGATCAGCATGCTGTCCAGCTGCCACTCGGTCTCGGCGTCGGGCATCGGGGTGTTCTTCGAGTAGTTGTTCAGATAGGTCTGTACGAACTCGCCGTTGCGGCGGTCGTTGCGGTTGGCGTAGGCGCGTTCGGCGCGGCGCATCAGGTCGTTCTGGGCGCGTTCGAATTCGCCCTGCGTGAAGCCGTAGCGGCGGACTTTCTCCATTTCGGTGTAGATGGCTTCGAAACCTTCGGCCAGTTTGCCGTCCTGCGTCATGGCCACGAACGTCGTCGCGTTGAGCGTCGGAATCACGCCGATTTCGCCCGAACCCATGCCTGCGCCGAGGAACGGTGCGTCGGGTTTCATCGAAATCTCCTGCAGACGGGCGTTTTCCATGGTGGTCATGTAGGCCTGTATGACGTCGAACATTTCGCCGTATATCAGGTTGTTCATCTGTTCGGGAAGCGCCGGACGCTTCACGAAGAGTTGGATTTTGGAACCCTGCATTTCGGGATCGGTGTAGATGCTGATGATCGGGGCCTCATTGTCGGGAACGGTGATCGTCTCTTTCCGGGCGGCGTCGGCCGCGGGAGTCGGAATGTCGCTCATGAGCGTCTTGATCTTGTTTTCTACGGCATCCACGTCGATGTCACCGACCACGACGACCGCCTGATAATCGGGGCGGTACCACTGGTTGTAGAAGTCCTCCAGCTCCTTGTGGTGGAAGCCCTTCAGTCCGTCGAGGTAGCCGATCAGGTTGCGGTGCTCGTATTTTGTGTCCTTACCGAGCGCCTGAAGCATCTTCATGGTCGAACGCCACGACGCGCCGTCGCGGGTGCGCAGCTCCTCCATGATGACGCCGCGCTCGGAGTCGATCTCCTCAGGTTCGAGCGCGATGAAGTGCGACCAGTCGTGCAGGATCAGCAGGGCGCTGTCGATGATGCCTTCGCGCGAAGTGGGGACGTCCTTCATCATGTAGGTCGTCTGGTCCCAGCCGGTGCCGGCATTGAGGTTGGCGCCGAATTTCACGCCTACTTTTTCGAGATACTCCGTCAGCATCTTGCCGGGGAGGTTCTTGGTGCCGTTGAAGGCCATGTGTTCGAGGAAGTGGGCGAGACCCTGCTGGGAATCGTTCTCCTGAATGGCGCCGACGTCGTGCAGAATGTAGAAGTCGGCCTGTCCTTTCGGCTTTTCGTTGTGGCGGATGTAGTAGGTCATTCCGTTTTCGAGCTTGCCCGTGCGGACGTCCTTGTCCGCCGGAATCGGCTGCTGCGGATTGAACTGGGCCGCTGCGCTTGTCACTGCGAATGCCGCGATGACGAGCATGGTGATTTTTCTCATAATTGATCGTATAAAGGGGTTTTTGTTACTCTTCCGACGGCTGGTCCGGGCGGTATTCGATGATGTCTCCCGGCTGGCAGTCCAGCTCGCGGCAGATCGCTTCGAGCGTCGAGAACCGGATGGCTTTCGCTTTCCCGTTTTTGAGGATCGAGAGGTTGGCGGGCGTGATGTCCACGCGTTCGGCGAGTTCGCCGAGCGACATCTTGCGCTTTGCCATCATGACGTCTATATTGATGATTATAGCCATAATGTCGTCCCCCCCCCGTTATTTGTCGTTCCTGTCGTTATCATGGTAATTACGTTGTTTTTAGATAGTCAGTTTCTGCTCTTCGCTGAGCTGCGTGCCGAGTGAGAGCACTTCGGCCATGAAGAGGAACAGAATGCCGACGATCACGTTCCAGTAACTCAGCGGAAATGTCTGCACGACTTCGAAGGAGGTTCCTTCGAGCAGGCGGACGGCCTCGTTGTTGTTGAGGTACTTCATGAAGGCTTCGCTCAACTCGCCCACGAGAATTAGGATGCCGATGGCGCGCGTGCGCAGGATGTTGCTGTGGCGTAGCGGCTGCTCGTCGCGGATCGACTTGCGGAGCGAGTTGATGATCAGTGCGATCAGTACGAGGATCGTCAGGTACGAAAGGCCCGTGATGACCATCAGCAGGTAGCAGAAGCTGTTGTTGCCCATCACCTTGAATGCGTTGCCCAGCGTGTAGGCTTCGTCCACGGTCACCTTCAGGTCGAGACGGCTGATCGTCGGAGTGATGTTCTCCGGCAGGTTGTCGATGCCTATAGGTTCGCCGGCGGAGCGGATGACCGGAGCCGAAACGTAGTAGGAGCGTATGCCTCCCTGCGGAATTTCCATCTCCAGCGTATTCTGCGCGTTGCGCCATCCCCGCGAAAAGTCGGGCACGAAACTCGCGGCGAAGCCGACGATCAGCGCCGCGAAGTAGATGATGTAGATCATCAGCAAATGTTTGTGCAGTCTCTTTTTGTTCTGCATAGCTTCGGTTTTTAAGTTTCGATAGTGCAAATTTAGTATTTATTTTCGAAAAACAAATAATATTTATCGTTTTTCGATAAAATATTTGGTCCTAGACAAAAAAAGACGACCCGCAGGCCGTCTTTGGGAAATAGTGCCGTAAACTTATTCCACGTTGTCTTTCAGCTGTTTCCAGAACGATGCGTCGATCGCCATCCGGACCGAAGCCGCGAGCACGATCAGGACGAACATGACGAGGAAGGTGATGAAGCCGACGTTGATGGCCAGACAAATGGCGTACAAGATGCCGAACACGATGCCCACCATGATGCCGAATACCAGCGTCACGAGAAACATCGTCCACTTGCTGCCGTACGTCGCGTCGTTCGACGCCTTGATGGCCTGCATCGGTTTTTTGCCCTTGCCGAGCAGGAAATAGAACGAAAGCGCCCATGACAGGGACAGCACGATGCCCGGCACGATCATGAATACGAAGGCGATGTAGATCGGAATCACCATCAGGCCGGCCGTGATGAGGTACTCGCCCATGTAGCGGCGGTATTTGCTGTCGAAAATTCCGAGCGGGTTGATTACGCTGCCTTTGGCCAGTTCGACCGGCAGCAGGCTGATGGCGATGGTCGTCCCTATATTGATATAGGGTATCCAGATCGTCACGAG contains these protein-coding regions:
- a CDS encoding TonB-dependent receptor, with amino-acid sequence MKIKSLLILVLSLVTLTAFGQDGGIKGRVVSRAGRIALGDVKITMTPGGTTTVSDAQGNFVFENIPAGEYSLQFETPEFETSNIAVRVGSQMRDINAVILVPDTQRQMIDDAVFAEFDTETTDDAQALPTSLSASKDLFNNIASYKFSEMRFNVRGYDSQYQDVYMNGIQLNDAMTGYTPWSLWSGLNDATRNQEVTSGIVASDAGLGGIGGTTNIVTSPAQMRQGLRASLVNGNSMYRFRAMVTYASGYQDNGWSYAFSVSTRQGGNSYVNGVYYNAFGYFAAVEKQFGQRHRLALTLLGAPTERGAQQAATQEAYDLVGNNYYNPNWGWQDGKKRNARVRNNHEPVVMLNYTFDISDRSKLDLATSLRFGMNGYSALTWQNGPDPRPDYYRYLPSYFALDKNMLGAAWQQVYWQANYQNIRHFDWDKMYQTNYIQNDPVDEAQYGPGRRSNYMVEERHTDQLDWNLVANFSHIFRNNSKIYGGLSLRRNRTEYYSEVKDLLGGDYWADIDKFAERDFGSNAIAYQNNLDYYYRHGHAHAAKVGDKYGYDYYAHVLRTKAWAAYNFNVGGLGVTVGGEVGYASQWREGLWRKGLFPDNSKGDSKKLDYLTYKAKGNFSYRFSAAHTVEANVVYLQDAPEFQASFVSPRTRNTTTPGLSAERVFGVDASYNLRVGDLKARVSGYYTRIYDQSKVISYYDDVAATFTNFAMSGIDKLHFGLEAAVSIPLYRSLALNGAVSWGQYTYDSNPYYLQTQDNSGDIVSDGYVYWKNFRVESTPQLAANVGLSYRSNNNIFLSADFNYYNNMYLSMSPIYRTDAVITTGMTAEDIAHLRRQEKFDSAYTLNASIGKNWYIHRQYTLGFSLEVKNILNNQDIRTGGYEQTRLTKNTETTVTTYQAFDSKYFYMFGTTYYLNLYFRF
- a CDS encoding DUF5689 domain-containing protein, whose amino-acid sequence is MNKVSKLFLIAAAGLFFVGCYNDYRNPKAAKIYTRADFEKEGLEYISIKDLKAQFKAENPGMNDGTVASWTVDEPIFTSGKVISTDRYGNVYKSVYLYDAESESAIELKLNTGNYLFHPAGQIVFVKLQGLVLGNYRGMTSIGTTSSNASYSNDNIESKIMQDEHIFSGEQQQMLKSDTLVVTKDNYKTAISDAALGRLVRFEGLESKFGTAPWGYKNTFPNYFANSTSYDVNSPGWSDINEWATWATKRRLEGANAETYFYGSAWFTYDAAATGSGTNAAPGNYVVRTSGYSQFRDNKIPEDGWVVNLTAIYTKFTNGSGNYGTYQLTLNTDRDVTVVEK
- a CDS encoding LTA synthase family protein; the encoded protein is MRQSLRLVSGLYLKLSLLTIAVGFLLRIVLLFNEQTTDLGFSFGEWLQVFLLGAVNDLCAATIGFAFLWLFSMSVSETKYGKPWGYIILGILVAAFCYVTFCNTIFDEYGSVAPQIASAVLGYWAGTFALRLFFKGFRSYWTTVWFALIITLYVGAILFNGLSEYFFWSEFGVRYNFIAVDYLVYTNEVVGNIMESYPVVPMTLGLILVTLVVTWYLFRRDLALADRLKGWRWKAVAGPAYIAAVLLAVGLLNFNTRFQDSQNVYVNELQANGLYKFYDAFVKNELNYKQFYITEPEEQAEAFVHGIYGSTGDNLHAVRCEGPEIRRNIVLITIESMSASFMERFGNTNRLTPVLDSLYKQGLAFDRVYATGNRTVRGLEAVTLSLPPCPGQSIIKRPNNAGMHSTGALLREKGYNVKYFYGGNSYFDNMETFFSGNGYDIVDQRQYAPEEITFANIWGVCDEDAYRKVIRTLNEDAQSGKPFFAHVMTVSNHRPFTYPAGKISIPHDSKSRNGGVMYTDYALGEFFAEASRQPWFDNTIFLVTADHCASSAGRTEIPLNKYHIPALIYAPGFVEPQCVDGIVSQIDLMPTLLSLLNMSYDSHFFGRSIYDKQYVNRAFIATYQDLGYLEGDVFTILSPVRRFEQYRVVPTAENPHNLEPMEEKNRELVTRAVGYYQTSGEWNKR
- a CDS encoding M16 family metallopeptidase, with amino-acid sequence MLVIAAFAVTSAAAQFNPQQPIPADKDVRTGKLENGMTYYIRHNEKPKGQADFYILHDVGAIQENDSQQGLAHFLEHMAFNGTKNLPGKMLTEYLEKVGVKFGANLNAGTGWDQTTYMMKDVPTSREGIIDSALLILHDWSHFIALEPEEIDSERGVIMEELRTRDGASWRSTMKMLQALGKDTKYEHRNLIGYLDGLKGFHHKELEDFYNQWYRPDYQAVVVVGDIDVDAVENKIKTLMSDIPTPAADAARKETITVPDNEAPIISIYTDPEMQGSKIQLFVKRPALPEQMNNLIYGEMFDVIQAYMTTMENARLQEISMKPDAPFLGAGMGSGEIGVIPTLNATTFVAMTQDGKLAEGFEAIYTEMEKVRRYGFTQGEFERAQNDLMRRAERAYANRNDRRNGEFVQTYLNNYSKNTPMPDAETEWQLDSMLIKMINVEAVNGFAQQVIYPRNQVIVVTAPEKEGIVNPTAEELLAIREKVANAEIEAYEDNTVKEPLIPEGTVLKGSPVKKTAQDATLGTTEWTLANGVKVVVKPTTYKADEVRMSAVAKGGLSILSDEEFYMGEMMPAFNSMSGVGKFSATDLKKQLSGKSASVQPSVENYASAVNGYCSPKDLETMMQLLYLNFTQPRFDQNDYNTLMKMLRSQLDNVKSNPDYLMEEKFIDVAYGNNPRRQMISTEIIDKFSFEALPAIYRKLYPDANSFTFTIVGNVDLDALKPLVEKYIGSIPVSKKAMTFADDKCAPVKGDVTEEFTAPMQQPKVSVHYMFSGKMPYTLKDKAALTFLTQALNSRYLISIREEKGGTYGVQVSGSTEYIPDETYKLDIRFDTNEEMADELREIVMKEIREIAENGPKTEDIEKNREFMLKSWKNSLEQNAGWMNYIQAKYGPGLEYLKDYEQVIRSLTNADVQAMAKKVLGDNNLVKVVMRPAKEKAE
- a CDS encoding helix-turn-helix domain-containing protein, encoding MAIIINIDVMMAKRKMSLGELAERVDITPANLSILKNGKAKAIRFSTLEAICRELDCQPGDIIEYRPDQPSEE
- a CDS encoding DUF2975 domain-containing protein: MQNKKRLHKHLLMIYIIYFAALIVGFAASFVPDFSRGWRNAQNTLEMEIPQGGIRSYYVSAPVIRSAGEPIGIDNLPENITPTISRLDLKVTVDEAYTLGNAFKVMGNNSFCYLLMVITGLSYLTILVLIALIINSLRKSIRDEQPLRHSNILRTRAIGILILVGELSEAFMKYLNNNEAVRLLEGTSFEVVQTFPLSYWNVIVGILFLFMAEVLSLGTQLSEEQKLTI